The nucleotide sequence GCCCGCCGAAGATCGCGACGCGGTCGCGGCCTATGTGAAGGCGCTTGATCCGGTCGAATGACGCTCAGGCGCCCTTTTGCAGCCTAGCCAGCCGAGCCGCGCGCAGCTGCGCAAAATCATCGCCCGCGTGATAGCTCGAGCGCGTCAGCGGCGTGGCCGATACCATCAGGAAGCCTTTGCCATATGCTGTTTTTTCATAGGCGGCAAATTCCTCGGGGGTGACGAACCGGTCGACGCGGTGATGCTTGGATGTCGGCTGCAGATACTGGCCGATGGTCAGGAAATCGACATCTGCCGCACGCATGTCATCCATGACCTGCTGAACGCCCTGACGATCTTCACCCAGACCTACCATGATGCCCGATTTGGTGAACATGGAGGGATCCAACTCCTTCACGCGCTGCAACAGGCGCAATGAATGGAAATAACGCGCGCCTGGACGCACCGACGGATATAGTCCGGGGACCGTTTCAAGGTTGTGGTTGAAAACATCCGGCTTGGCCTCGACCACCGTTTCCAGAACTGACGGGTCACACTTCAGGAAGTCGGGTGTCAGGATTTCGATGGTCGTATCCGGTGACCGGTGGCGCACGGCCCGAATGGTCTGTGCGAAATGTTCGGCGCCGCCATCATCCACATCGTCGCGGTCCACCGAGGTGATCACGACGTGGTTGAGGCCCAGCTTCTGAACCGCATCGGCAACCCGGCCCGGTTCGAACACGTCAAGCGCTTCGGGTCGACCCGTCGCCACATTGCAGAAGGTACAGCCGCGCGTGCAGATGTCGCCCATGATCATCATGGTGGCG is from Qingshengfaniella alkalisoli and encodes:
- the lipA gene encoding lipoyl synthase, with protein sequence MRDLKIPAQRHPEKAHRKDNAQPKKPDWIRVKAPGGEGYLKTREIMREHRLSTVCEEAGCPNVGECWSQGHATMMIMGDICTRGCTFCNVATGRPEALDVFEPGRVADAVQKLGLNHVVITSVDRDDVDDGGAEHFAQTIRAVRHRSPDTTIEILTPDFLKCDPSVLETVVEAKPDVFNHNLETVPGLYPSVRPGARYFHSLRLLQRVKELDPSMFTKSGIMVGLGEDRQGVQQVMDDMRAADVDFLTIGQYLQPTSKHHRVDRFVTPEEFAAYEKTAYGKGFLMVSATPLTRSSYHAGDDFAQLRAARLARLQKGA